From Weissella diestrammenae, a single genomic window includes:
- the pknB gene encoding Stk1 family PASTA domain-containing Ser/Thr kinase, which translates to MQPNELIAGRYQIIEPLGEGGMANVYRAHDQILDRDVSVKLLRLDLRDDDSVRQRFVNEIAASTELVHPNIIQVYDFGETNQLQYLVTEYVAGEDLKQYISSHHPLTITRTLEIMSDILAGVAMAHSHNIIHRDLKPQNILIDHDGRAKITDFGIATAQSSLGLTKADVAIGSIHYMSPEQVKGGMATTRSDIYALGIMLYEMLVGTVPFDAPEAVSVALMHSTEAMPFVRDTDPRIPQALENVILKATQKNALNRYSSVEEMRDDLSTVMSPERLSEPRFSTDEQPEVAGGATKIVPETVVGAAAASLMNETEQHQSVKTAKSDQPVKRDKYGHIIKYDKKGRPIKMKKNGKPKSKLRFLWWLIGGVAAVLALFLLIGAFTPDKVTISNFSSGDVSAAKLALKQDGLKVGTVYYQSSETVKKDYVIKTNPKAGQKVTTGSKVDIYVSTGLKKVRFGDYAGEKYSRVASKLRTKGYRVKEVKQYSDDVPEGYIISQSLDAEENVAPSKTEVTFTVSQGQKMVVIEDFSNKTRDYVNTWAKNNGVIVSFNETASDSVAENHVISQSVKSGTKITDKDVVTITISTGSDSVEVPDFSGKTLDNVNDWAQKNGVNIQAKSDVTSLADAGKITSQSVVGGDRMPKGNTLTVTVSAKTKTSN; encoded by the coding sequence ATGCAACCAAACGAGTTGATAGCTGGTCGATATCAAATTATTGAGCCCCTCGGCGAAGGCGGAATGGCTAACGTTTATCGAGCACATGATCAGATTTTGGATCGAGATGTCTCCGTCAAATTATTACGACTAGATTTAAGAGATGATGACAGCGTCCGTCAGCGTTTTGTTAATGAAATTGCTGCTTCGACTGAATTAGTTCATCCAAATATTATTCAGGTTTACGACTTCGGTGAAACAAATCAATTGCAGTATTTAGTGACTGAGTATGTTGCAGGTGAAGATTTGAAACAATATATTTCAAGTCATCATCCATTAACTATCACGCGAACTTTGGAAATTATGTCAGATATTCTGGCTGGTGTGGCTATGGCACATAGTCATAATATTATTCATCGAGATTTGAAGCCGCAAAATATTTTAATTGATCATGATGGTCGGGCAAAAATCACTGATTTTGGTATTGCGACAGCACAATCAAGTTTAGGATTAACTAAGGCAGATGTTGCGATTGGTTCCATCCATTACATGTCGCCAGAACAAGTTAAGGGTGGGATGGCAACAACTAGGAGCGATATTTATGCTTTAGGAATTATGCTGTATGAAATGTTGGTTGGCACAGTGCCTTTTGATGCACCGGAAGCAGTCAGTGTTGCATTAATGCATTCGACTGAAGCGATGCCATTTGTCCGTGATACAGATCCAAGAATTCCGCAAGCATTAGAAAATGTCATTCTGAAAGCAACACAAAAGAATGCACTCAATCGTTATAGCTCAGTAGAAGAAATGCGCGATGATTTATCAACGGTTATGTCACCTGAACGTTTGAGCGAACCACGATTCAGTACAGATGAACAGCCCGAAGTTGCAGGTGGGGCAACCAAGATTGTACCCGAAACTGTTGTTGGGGCAGCTGCGGCTAGCTTAATGAACGAAACTGAGCAACATCAAAGTGTGAAGACTGCAAAATCTGATCAACCTGTGAAACGCGATAAATATGGTCATATCATTAAGTATGATAAAAAAGGCCGGCCAATTAAGATGAAAAAAAACGGTAAACCTAAGTCTAAACTGCGGTTCTTATGGTGGTTAATTGGGGGCGTTGCAGCTGTATTAGCGCTATTCTTGCTTATTGGTGCATTTACACCCGATAAGGTGACGATTTCTAATTTCTCTAGTGGTGATGTCAGCGCTGCTAAATTAGCGTTAAAGCAAGATGGGTTGAAAGTCGGTACGGTGTATTATCAGTCAAGCGAAACCGTCAAAAAAGACTATGTAATCAAGACAAATCCTAAGGCCGGGCAAAAAGTAACTACTGGTAGTAAGGTTGATATATATGTGTCAACTGGCTTAAAAAAGGTTCGGTTTGGTGATTATGCAGGTGAAAAATATTCACGGGTTGCGTCTAAACTTCGAACAAAGGGTTACCGAGTGAAAGAAGTTAAACAGTATAGTGATGATGTGCCTGAAGGGTATATCATTTCTCAAAGTCTTGATGCTGAAGAAAATGTTGCGCCAAGTAAAACGGAGGTAACATTTACGGTTTCACAGGGACAAAAAATGGTTGTGATTGAGGACTTTAGCAATAAAACACGTGATTATGTGAATACCTGGGCTAAGAATAATGGGGTTATTGTGTCGTTTAACGAAACGGCTTCTGATTCAGTTGCGGAGAACCATGTAATCAGTCAGTCAGTCAAGTCTGGAACGAAAATAACTGATAAAGACGTGGTGACGATTACGATTTCTACGGGATCTGATTCAGTTGAAGTACCCGATTTTAGTGGTAAAACACTAGATAATGTTAATGATTGGGCACAAAAGAATGGGGTTAATATACAAGCTAAATCTGACGTGACATCCTTAGCGGATGCTGGGAAGATTACAAGTCAGAGTGTTGTTGGTGGTGATCGAATGCCAAAGGGTAACACGTTAACGGTTACTGTGTCTGCTAAAACAAAAACGAGTAATTAG
- the rsgA gene encoding ribosome small subunit-dependent GTPase A yields the protein MTTFHGQIHLSLAGFFDVLTDDGQMKRTRARGNFRKRGMTPLVGDFVEFSAETGQEGYILAIDRRRNSLVRPPIANIDQAILVTAVKMPDFSDNLLDRQLVTLESDGIEPIIYFTKTDLLTSDEFQELERVAIGYRNSGYEVILPEKAFAENSLAQLQTMLDHKFSVVMGQTGAGKSTLLNHLVPELELKTDEVSQALSRGKHTTRQVSMMAVGAGWVADTPGFSTFEVFNMPARELSHYFRDISAFAQHCRFRGCVHLNEPDCAVKQAVVQGEIMQSRYDNYKLFYDLIEGRRPVYNKHDKKH from the coding sequence ATGACAACTTTTCATGGACAAATTCATTTATCCTTGGCTGGATTTTTCGATGTTTTGACTGATGATGGTCAAATGAAGCGAACACGTGCACGTGGTAATTTTCGTAAGCGAGGAATGACGCCATTGGTAGGTGATTTCGTCGAGTTTTCTGCTGAAACGGGTCAAGAGGGGTATATTTTAGCTATTGACCGGCGACGGAATAGTCTTGTGCGGCCACCAATCGCAAATATTGACCAAGCCATATTGGTGACGGCAGTTAAAATGCCTGATTTTTCTGACAATCTTTTAGATCGACAGTTAGTTACGCTAGAATCTGATGGTATCGAGCCAATTATTTATTTTACAAAAACTGATTTATTAACCTCGGACGAATTCCAAGAATTAGAACGAGTTGCAATTGGTTACCGAAATTCAGGATATGAAGTTATTCTGCCCGAAAAAGCCTTTGCGGAAAATAGTCTAGCACAACTACAAACCATGCTAGATCATAAATTTAGCGTGGTAATGGGGCAAACGGGTGCAGGTAAATCCACTTTACTGAATCATTTGGTGCCTGAATTAGAGCTCAAAACCGATGAAGTATCACAAGCCTTAAGTCGTGGTAAACATACTACACGACAAGTGAGCATGATGGCCGTTGGTGCAGGTTGGGTGGCGGATACGCCTGGTTTTTCAACGTTTGAAGTCTTTAATATGCCAGCACGTGAATTATCCCATTATTTCCGTGATATTAGTGCTTTTGCGCAACATTGTCGTTTCCGTGGCTGTGTGCATTTAAATGAACCAGATTGTGCAGTGAAACAGGCAGTGGTACAGGGTGAAATCATGCAAAGTCGTTATGACAATTACAAATTATTTTATGATTTGATTGAAGGGCGTCGTCCGGTATATAATAAACACGATAAGAAACATTAA
- the rpe gene encoding ribulose-phosphate 3-epimerase translates to MSIKVAPSILAADYLNLERDVALVEAAGAEYLHIDVMDGMFVPSISYGPNWVKALKKTSKMVMDVHLMVEQPERYIDVFAEAGADIIGVHYEATQHLHRALQMINNHGVKAEVVINPATPVSVIEPVLHMVGQVLVMTVNPGFGGQKFLPETVDKIAQLAAYKTEHGLDFDIEIDGGANDETTVLAYQAGATVAVAGSYVFDQVDPAAKVARLKAVTK, encoded by the coding sequence ATGTCAATTAAAGTTGCACCATCAATTTTGGCGGCTGATTATTTGAATTTGGAACGTGATGTGGCGCTTGTCGAGGCAGCAGGTGCGGAATATTTACACATTGATGTGATGGACGGTATGTTTGTACCATCTATTTCGTATGGCCCAAATTGGGTTAAAGCGTTAAAAAAGACTTCAAAGATGGTCATGGATGTTCATTTGATGGTTGAACAACCTGAACGTTATATTGATGTGTTTGCAGAAGCTGGTGCTGATATCATTGGTGTGCACTATGAAGCAACGCAACATTTGCACCGAGCATTACAAATGATTAATAATCATGGGGTGAAAGCCGAAGTTGTTATTAACCCTGCAACCCCAGTTTCAGTGATTGAACCTGTATTACACATGGTTGGCCAAGTTTTGGTAATGACTGTTAATCCTGGCTTTGGTGGGCAAAAGTTCTTACCTGAAACTGTGGATAAGATTGCGCAATTAGCTGCTTATAAGACTGAACATGGTCTTGATTTCGATATTGAAATTGATGGTGGTGCAAATGATGAAACGACTGTGTTAGCTTATCAGGCAGGGGCGACAGTTGCCGTTGCTGGTTCGTATGTCTTTGATCAAGTTGACCCTGCAGCCAAAGTTGCACGTTTGAAGGCAGTAACGAAGTAA
- a CDS encoding thiamine diphosphokinase has translation MEALIDKVPIMRLLVGGPKSEWPDELKNGQLKGPWAAADRGALRLLKMNITPVLALGDFDSIQTNERQAVLNQLTNFIAKTDQIQTDTQALLTAVESQYAPDIIEIYGATGGRIDHLLSNLFIFTQAHFKKIASKVKIIDRSNVITFYLPGNHVIHKLSDMKYLGFMVLEPTKELVLVDEKYPLHWSGNPMSWSSNEFMGDTNHFSFESGMIAVIQSKDAENGDLSQQKNDVK, from the coding sequence TTGGAAGCATTAATTGATAAAGTGCCAATTATGCGTCTTTTGGTTGGTGGTCCGAAAAGCGAATGGCCAGATGAGTTGAAAAACGGTCAATTAAAAGGGCCATGGGCAGCTGCCGACCGAGGTGCACTTCGATTATTGAAGATGAACATCACGCCAGTGCTAGCTTTAGGTGATTTTGATTCAATTCAAACGAATGAACGGCAAGCGGTTTTAAATCAATTAACCAATTTCATTGCTAAGACTGATCAAATTCAAACTGATACACAAGCCCTTTTGACCGCGGTAGAAAGTCAGTATGCACCGGATATAATTGAAATTTACGGGGCAACTGGTGGTCGAATTGACCACTTATTATCAAACCTGTTTATATTTACACAGGCGCATTTTAAGAAAATAGCCTCAAAAGTGAAAATTATCGACCGATCAAATGTCATTACGTTTTATTTACCTGGAAACCATGTCATTCATAAGTTATCTGACATGAAATATTTAGGCTTTATGGTACTTGAACCAACGAAAGAATTGGTGTTAGTTGATGAAAAATATCCATTACATTGGAGCGGTAATCCAATGTCTTGGTCGTCGAATGAGTTCATGGGGGACACTAATCATTTTTCTTTTGAATCTGGTATGATTGCGGTTATTCAGTCGAAAGATGCTGAAAATGGTGACCTGTCACAGCAAAAAAATGATGTAAAGTAA
- the rpmB gene encoding 50S ribosomal protein L28, which produces MAVDAVNGKRTRFGNQRSHALNSSRRSWKPNLQKVTVKINGAAPKKVYLSARTLKAGLKNGSIERV; this is translated from the coding sequence ATGGCAGTTGATGCAGTCAACGGAAAGCGTACGCGCTTTGGAAACCAACGTTCACACGCCCTTAACTCAAGCCGTCGTAGCTGGAAGCCAAACTTGCAAAAGGTTACCGTTAAAATTAACGGAGCAGCACCTAAGAAAGTTTACTTATCAGCCCGTACTTTAAAGGCTGGGTTGAAGAACGGTTCAATTGAACGAGTTTAA
- a CDS encoding Asp23/Gls24 family envelope stress response protein has protein sequence MAVKIQTEQGIVQIENDVIAKIVGGAATDNYGVVGMASQNPLRDGINQALSGDNFAKGVVVRQQDNAVTVDVHIIVGYGMKISEISKSVQARVKNDLNSMLGIVAEEVNVIVQGVRVLGE, from the coding sequence ATGGCAGTAAAAATTCAAACTGAACAAGGTATTGTTCAAATCGAGAATGACGTCATTGCAAAAATTGTTGGTGGCGCAGCAACTGATAATTATGGTGTTGTTGGTATGGCAAGTCAAAATCCACTACGTGATGGGATAAACCAAGCGTTAAGTGGCGACAACTTTGCCAAAGGTGTTGTTGTTCGTCAACAAGATAATGCAGTTACAGTTGATGTGCATATTATTGTTGGATATGGCATGAAAATTTCAGAAATTTCAAAAAGTGTACAAGCACGTGTGAAAAATGATCTTAATAGTATGTTGGGCATCGTTGCAGAAGAAGTTAATGTGATTGTTCAGGGTGTACGTGTTCTGGGCGAATAA
- a CDS encoding DAK2 domain-containing protein: protein MEVVTEITNIEFGKMINAAANALKDNADKINKLNVFPVPDGDTGTNMTLSMASGAEYERDEMDTKLGVLAQATSKGLLMGARGNSGVILSQIFRGFAHAVKDQETLSARSFADGLMGGAETAYKAVMKPTEGTILTVIREAASAANQVAKKSDDVVIVAQAAYEAAEKALATTPDLLPVLKEVGVVDSGGQGLVIVLEAFFAVLSGQEVNHQAVDNAGLEAMIKEMHNTGVQGELNPASIEYGYCTEMMVDLGIGTTFENEFDYETFYNYLAELGDSLLVINDDEVVKVHVHTEHPGQVFEWGLKYGSLRKTKVDNMRNQQAEAAEAANQARREESKQINAEPIEMAVIAVASGNGVSELFKSSGANLVIDGSQAPSTADIVAAIEKSGASNVIILPNDSNIFMAADQAKQIADVPVEIIKSRTIQQGLTALLVGFNPDADLAENTETMTEAMTEVKSGSVTVSVRDTTLNGLEIHSGDAIGIFDSNIVVAEPQANIDQAAVSLMHKMLDDESEIITIIYGAESSQAQAEKLAEAINEIDDELEVEIHDGGQPLYPLFISVE from the coding sequence GTGGAAGTTGTTACAGAAATTACCAATATTGAATTTGGTAAAATGATTAACGCGGCAGCAAATGCGTTAAAGGATAATGCTGATAAAATTAATAAGTTGAATGTGTTCCCAGTGCCAGATGGTGATACTGGAACAAATATGACACTATCAATGGCATCTGGCGCTGAATATGAACGCGATGAAATGGACACTAAATTAGGTGTTTTAGCACAAGCAACATCAAAAGGATTATTGATGGGAGCCCGTGGTAATTCTGGGGTTATCTTGTCCCAAATTTTCCGTGGCTTTGCGCATGCGGTGAAAGATCAAGAGACATTATCAGCACGTAGCTTTGCGGACGGCTTGATGGGCGGTGCAGAAACTGCTTATAAGGCTGTGATGAAACCAACAGAGGGGACCATATTGACTGTCATCCGAGAGGCTGCATCTGCGGCTAATCAGGTAGCAAAGAAATCTGATGATGTTGTAATTGTCGCCCAAGCTGCTTATGAAGCTGCTGAAAAAGCGTTAGCAACAACGCCAGATTTGCTACCTGTTTTGAAGGAAGTAGGCGTTGTGGATTCTGGGGGGCAAGGATTGGTCATTGTTCTTGAAGCTTTCTTTGCAGTTCTTTCAGGCCAAGAAGTTAATCATCAAGCAGTAGATAATGCTGGTCTTGAAGCGATGATTAAAGAAATGCACAATACTGGCGTTCAAGGAGAACTTAATCCCGCTAGCATCGAATATGGTTATTGTACTGAAATGATGGTGGACCTTGGCATTGGTACGACTTTTGAAAATGAATTTGATTATGAAACTTTCTATAACTATTTGGCCGAATTAGGTGATTCATTGTTAGTCATTAACGATGATGAGGTTGTAAAAGTCCATGTGCATACTGAACACCCTGGACAAGTCTTTGAATGGGGCTTGAAGTATGGTTCATTGCGGAAAACCAAAGTTGACAATATGCGTAATCAACAAGCAGAGGCAGCAGAAGCAGCTAACCAGGCCCGTCGTGAAGAAAGTAAGCAGATTAATGCTGAACCAATTGAAATGGCTGTTATTGCCGTTGCTTCAGGTAATGGTGTTTCTGAATTATTTAAATCATCAGGTGCTAATCTTGTGATTGACGGTAGCCAAGCCCCATCCACTGCAGATATTGTTGCGGCTATCGAAAAAAGTGGTGCTAGCAATGTTATCATTTTGCCTAATGATTCTAATATTTTCATGGCGGCGGATCAGGCAAAGCAGATTGCAGACGTACCAGTTGAGATAATTAAAAGCCGTACAATTCAACAAGGCTTAACGGCCTTGTTAGTTGGCTTTAATCCAGATGCTGATCTGGCCGAGAATACTGAGACCATGACCGAAGCAATGACAGAGGTTAAGTCGGGCTCAGTGACGGTTTCAGTACGTGACACCACGTTAAATGGACTTGAGATTCATTCTGGTGATGCGATTGGTATTTTTGATAGCAACATTGTGGTTGCTGAACCTCAGGCTAATATTGATCAAGCTGCTGTTTCGTTAATGCATAAAATGCTAGACGATGAATCAGAGATTATCACCATTATTTATGGTGCAGAGTCAAGTCAGGCGCAAGCTGAAAAGTTAGCAGAAGCAATCAATGAAATTGATGATGAACTTGAAGTTGAGATTCATGATGGCGGACAGCCATTGTATCCATTGTTTATTTCAGTTGAGTAG
- the rfbA gene encoding glucose-1-phosphate thymidylyltransferase RfbA: MKGIILAGGSGTRLYPITKATSKQLVPIYDKPMIYYPMSVLMLAGIRDILLISTPEFISQFEDLFGDGHNLGLNIEYMIQEQPNGLAEAFILGETFIGQDSVALVLGDNIFYGAGLSQMLMDASSKSDGATVFGYQVHDPERFGVIEFNAEQKAVSIEEKPKKPKSNFAVTGLYFYDNDVVEIAKKVKPSDRGELEISTINQEYLDRGKLDVKLMGRGYAWLDTGTHDSLLEASNFIATIQKQQNLKVASLEEIAYRMNYISADQLLELAQPLKKNDYGQYLLRVVNEEMMGK; the protein is encoded by the coding sequence ATGAAAGGTATTATTTTAGCAGGCGGATCTGGAACGCGACTATATCCAATTACTAAAGCGACGAGTAAACAATTGGTACCAATTTATGATAAGCCAATGATTTATTATCCTATGTCGGTTTTGATGTTGGCAGGAATACGTGATATTTTATTGATTTCTACGCCTGAATTTATTTCGCAATTCGAGGATTTATTTGGAGATGGTCATAATTTGGGGTTAAACATTGAATATATGATTCAAGAACAACCTAATGGATTGGCCGAGGCATTCATTCTTGGTGAAACATTTATCGGTCAGGATTCTGTGGCGTTAGTTCTTGGAGATAATATTTTTTATGGTGCTGGGCTGTCTCAAATGTTGATGGATGCATCTTCAAAATCCGACGGTGCGACTGTTTTCGGTTATCAAGTACATGATCCTGAACGTTTCGGAGTAATCGAGTTTAATGCGGAACAAAAAGCTGTCTCAATTGAAGAGAAGCCAAAGAAACCAAAAAGCAACTTTGCAGTAACTGGTTTGTATTTTTATGATAATGATGTTGTTGAGATTGCAAAAAAAGTGAAGCCTTCTGATAGGGGAGAACTTGAAATTTCAACAATAAATCAAGAGTATTTGGATCGAGGGAAACTCGATGTTAAATTAATGGGCCGAGGTTATGCATGGCTGGATACTGGCACACATGATTCGCTACTTGAAGCATCAAATTTCATTGCAACTATTCAAAAACAACAAAATCTAAAGGTTGCTTCCCTAGAAGAAATTGCCTATCGCATGAATTATATTTCTGCGGATCAGCTACTTGAATTAGCACAACCTTTAAAGAAAAATGATTATGGACAATATCTATTGCGGGTCGTTAATGAAGAAATGATGGGTAAATAG
- a CDS encoding GtrA family protein, translating into MKKFLRDERVRFLAVGGFNTVFGFVLFALFERLLKNLSGGYMYALVIAQVISLFVAYWMHRTLTFKVKGHFWRDLFRFTMVNAVGYGINLVALPLFVNLLHMEPLIAQFIILLVTTVISYVGHKMFSFRRNQNG; encoded by the coding sequence ATGAAAAAATTTTTGCGGGATGAGCGGGTGCGCTTTTTAGCAGTTGGCGGATTCAATACAGTTTTTGGATTCGTCCTTTTTGCGTTATTTGAAAGACTGCTAAAAAATCTATCTGGTGGATATATGTATGCACTAGTTATCGCGCAAGTTATTTCACTTTTTGTTGCATATTGGATGCATCGTACTTTGACATTTAAAGTTAAGGGACATTTTTGGCGTGATCTTTTCCGATTTACTATGGTAAATGCAGTTGGTTATGGTATTAACTTAGTTGCTTTGCCTTTATTTGTAAATTTACTACACATGGAACCGTTAATTGCACAATTTATTATTTTACTTGTGACAACGGTTATAAGTTATGTCGGACACAAAATGTTTTCGTTTAGGAGGAACCAGAATGGTTGA
- a CDS encoding glycosyltransferase family 2 protein has translation MVDVSVVIPAYKSSNFIEETVQSVLTQKGVDFEVIVSLQGPEDGSREILNNLQQKYDVLKVLDAPEGAAKENFTFVSNQAMGKYIKLLPSDDVLLPGILKRQFDLLESHSGSVVTASLREIIDENNQVIKKSWGLMGLSHPMPGAVVMRKVIASGINVLGEPGGVTMLKSAFDQAGGWDFTRPYTMDLETYLHVLAFGDFVPDRQVGVKFRISSGQWTAALQDVQAKNVKDMNADMARRWPEIVTKSVVIRGNIMADLMQFARGMVFKLRRIE, from the coding sequence ATGGTTGATGTATCGGTTGTCATTCCAGCGTACAAATCTAGTAATTTTATAGAAGAGACAGTGCAATCGGTTTTGACTCAAAAGGGTGTTGATTTTGAGGTGATTGTCTCGTTACAAGGTCCAGAAGACGGATCACGTGAAATTTTAAATAACTTGCAACAAAAGTACGATGTTTTAAAAGTACTTGATGCACCTGAAGGGGCGGCTAAAGAAAACTTTACTTTTGTTTCCAATCAAGCAATGGGTAAATATATTAAATTATTACCTTCTGATGATGTTTTGTTACCTGGAATATTAAAACGACAATTTGACTTACTGGAATCGCACTCTGGTTCAGTAGTTACAGCCTCGCTACGAGAAATTATTGATGAAAACAATCAAGTGATTAAAAAATCATGGGGCTTAATGGGACTATCTCATCCTATGCCTGGTGCGGTTGTGATGCGGAAAGTTATCGCTTCGGGCATTAATGTTCTGGGTGAGCCTGGTGGCGTAACTATGTTGAAATCAGCTTTTGATCAAGCAGGGGGATGGGATTTCACTAGGCCATATACAATGGACCTAGAAACATATTTACATGTTTTAGCATTCGGTGATTTTGTTCCAGATCGTCAGGTTGGTGTCAAGTTTAGAATAAGCTCGGGTCAATGGACAGCTGCCTTGCAAGATGTTCAAGCTAAAAATGTGAAGGATATGAATGCTGATATGGCAAGAAGATGGCCTGAAATAGTTACTAAAAGTGTTGTGATTCGTGGGAACATTATGGCTGATTTAATGCAATTTGCACGAGGCATGGTGTTTAAATTGAGGAGAATTGAGTAA
- a CDS encoding glycosyltransferase family 2 protein translates to MNWQKISIILPAYNEEPVIEKTTMILNDLIEEMVKDGLISVDSHILYVNDGSQDQTWALIQQLHEKFNRVQGIRFSRNFGHQNALIAGMEYVTGTDIDYAITIDADLQDDPHAIVEMVKQAQDGKNIVYGVRGDRTTDTAFKRWTAESFYKIMNWFGVQTIPNHADFRLIDQKVLAIFSEYTEREMFLRGIFPLIGMNEGQVFYSRAEREAGETKYPLSKMLQFAVSGITSFSVAPITFVRNTGIVMFIISCLATLYVFIGALLGHTSLGWPTIMLSVWALGGLQLVAIGIIGEYIGKIFMEVKHRPRYIVSEVIE, encoded by the coding sequence ATGAACTGGCAAAAGATTTCAATTATTTTACCGGCCTACAATGAAGAACCAGTAATTGAAAAGACGACAATGATATTAAATGATTTAATTGAAGAAATGGTAAAAGATGGATTGATTTCCGTTGATAGTCATATACTGTATGTCAATGATGGTAGTCAGGATCAAACATGGGCTCTCATTCAACAATTGCATGAGAAGTTTAATCGTGTACAGGGCATCCGATTTAGTCGCAACTTTGGTCATCAAAATGCTTTAATTGCTGGAATGGAATATGTTACAGGAACAGATATTGATTACGCAATTACGATTGATGCTGATTTACAAGATGATCCACATGCTATCGTTGAAATGGTAAAACAAGCACAAGATGGTAAAAACATTGTTTATGGTGTTCGAGGGGATCGAACAACTGATACGGCATTTAAACGATGGACAGCTGAATCATTCTATAAGATTATGAATTGGTTTGGTGTACAAACAATTCCTAATCACGCCGATTTTAGATTGATTGATCAAAAAGTGTTAGCAATTTTTAGTGAATATACGGAACGGGAAATGTTTTTACGCGGTATATTTCCGTTAATAGGAATGAATGAAGGACAAGTATTTTATTCACGAGCTGAGCGTGAAGCCGGTGAGACCAAGTATCCACTAAGTAAAATGTTGCAATTTGCGGTGAGTGGTATTACATCGTTCTCTGTCGCACCGATTACTTTTGTTCGTAATACCGGCATTGTTATGTTTATTATTAGTTGTTTAGCAACACTTTATGTCTTTATTGGGGCATTATTAGGACATACATCTTTGGGATGGCCAACAATTATGTTATCAGTATGGGCATTAGGCGGACTGCAATTGGTTGCTATTGGTATTATTGGTGAGTACATTGGAAAGATTTTCATGGAAGTGAAACATCGGCCTAGATATATTGTTTCAGAAGTAATTGAATAA